A genome region from Alicyclobacillus acidocaldarius subsp. acidocaldarius DSM 446 includes the following:
- a CDS encoding DRTGG domain-containing protein, producing the protein MTTKHQQILEYIRSLPVGSQISVRKIARVLNVSEGTAYRAIKEAEAEGFVSTLDRIGTVRVEKKEKEQIERLTFAEVVRIVEGTVLGGKEGLHKTLSRFVIGAMRTESISRYLSPGCLMIVGNREQVQRMSLKSGAAVLITGGFTASPMVEKLANEYQLPLISCSYDTFTTASLINRALYDRLIKKDILYVEDVLQNQPLVSLRPDDTVRKYYHLVEESGHSRMPVVDANGRLVGIISPRDVAEAELDAPVSRYMTRNPVSVTPKTTIASAAHRMAFEGFEIMPVVKDKDVIGVITRQDVIRALQIMNRQPQVGETVEDVVVRDFNVVQTPDGSAVLRGQVTPQMTTSGGTLATGSLTTIIQEAARVCLRRARHVDMLIENMTLYVLRPVPVDTTIDARARVLNDGRRYAKVEVEIADKNDVFAKALVTAQWIER; encoded by the coding sequence GTGACGACCAAACATCAGCAAATCCTGGAGTACATCCGATCGCTGCCGGTTGGATCCCAGATTTCCGTTCGAAAAATCGCGCGCGTGTTGAACGTGTCCGAGGGGACGGCCTACCGCGCCATCAAAGAAGCTGAGGCGGAGGGCTTCGTGTCCACGCTGGACCGCATCGGCACGGTGCGCGTGGAAAAGAAGGAGAAGGAGCAAATTGAGCGCCTGACCTTCGCGGAAGTGGTGCGCATCGTGGAGGGCACGGTGCTCGGCGGGAAAGAGGGCCTGCATAAGACGCTCAGCCGCTTCGTCATTGGCGCCATGCGCACCGAGTCCATCAGCCGGTATCTGAGCCCCGGGTGTCTCATGATTGTGGGCAACCGGGAGCAAGTCCAGCGCATGTCGCTCAAGAGCGGCGCTGCGGTGCTCATCACGGGTGGTTTCACGGCCTCGCCCATGGTCGAGAAGCTCGCCAACGAGTATCAGTTGCCGCTCATCTCGTGCTCATACGACACGTTCACCACCGCTTCGCTCATCAACCGCGCGCTGTACGACCGGCTGATCAAAAAGGACATCCTCTACGTGGAAGACGTGCTGCAAAATCAGCCGCTCGTGAGCCTGCGGCCCGACGACACCGTGCGCAAGTACTATCACCTCGTCGAGGAGTCCGGCCACTCGCGCATGCCGGTGGTGGACGCCAACGGCCGGCTCGTCGGCATCATCAGCCCGCGCGACGTGGCGGAGGCGGAGCTTGACGCCCCCGTCTCCCGCTACATGACGCGCAACCCGGTGTCCGTCACGCCGAAGACGACCATCGCGTCGGCCGCGCACCGGATGGCGTTCGAGGGCTTCGAGATCATGCCCGTGGTGAAGGACAAGGACGTGATCGGCGTGATCACGCGCCAGGACGTGATCCGGGCGCTGCAGATCATGAACCGACAGCCGCAGGTGGGGGAGACCGTCGAGGACGTCGTGGTTCGGGATTTCAACGTGGTGCAGACCCCGGACGGCTCCGCCGTGTTGCGCGGCCAGGTCACGCCGCAGATGACGACCTCGGGCGGCACGCTCGCGACGGGATCGCTCACGACCATCATCCAGGAGGCGGCGCGCGTCTGCCTGCGCAGGGCGCGTCATGTCGACATGCTGATCGAGAACATGACGCTGTACGTGCTACGGCCCGTGCCGGTCGACACCACCATCGACGCGCGGGCGCGCGTGTTGAACGACGGACGGCGCTATGCCAAGGTGGAGGTCGAGATCGCGGACAAGAACGACGTGTTCGCGAAGGCGCTCGTCACCGCGCAGTGGATCGAGAGGTGA
- a CDS encoding YitT family protein: MRVYDDVRRMVGMRGASHPALDWTWRIAVILFSDLVGAVAVNNFLTPAHILAGGVTGVAQILHHYVPALGVGTMYFVFNIPLFILGYRYLGRRFIFQTGIAILGFSALADFVRLHFSAPTDPLLMGLYGGVLTGLSSGLVIRVGGSMGGTDIVSLVVHRLTGRNIGSVSFVMNAAIVLLSMLVFGVPAGLYTLVSMYAASRVVSGLMHFQQRKTALIVTSKPSEVASAIGQRLVRGSTVMRAYGAYTQRERGVLLCAMTHLEIADLKEIVQSLDPDAFITILDTTEVVGRFRQSAP; the protein is encoded by the coding sequence ATGCGCGTATACGACGACGTGCGCCGAATGGTGGGCATGCGCGGCGCCTCTCATCCCGCGCTCGATTGGACCTGGCGCATCGCGGTCATCCTGTTCTCGGATCTCGTGGGCGCCGTCGCGGTCAACAACTTCCTCACCCCCGCCCACATCCTCGCCGGCGGCGTGACCGGCGTGGCGCAGATCCTCCATCACTACGTCCCTGCGCTCGGCGTGGGCACCATGTACTTCGTGTTCAACATCCCGCTCTTCATCCTCGGGTATCGATACCTCGGGCGCCGGTTTATCTTTCAGACCGGCATTGCCATCCTCGGCTTCTCCGCGCTCGCGGACTTTGTCCGCCTCCATTTTTCCGCGCCGACCGATCCGCTGCTCATGGGCCTATACGGCGGCGTGCTCACGGGGCTGTCGTCGGGGCTCGTCATCCGCGTCGGCGGCTCCATGGGCGGGACGGACATCGTGAGCCTCGTGGTGCACCGCCTGACGGGGCGCAACATCGGCTCCGTGAGCTTCGTGATGAACGCCGCCATTGTCCTTTTGTCCATGCTGGTCTTCGGCGTGCCCGCGGGATTGTACACCCTCGTCAGCATGTACGCCGCGTCCCGTGTCGTCTCGGGCCTCATGCATTTCCAGCAGCGGAAGACGGCGCTCATCGTGACCTCGAAGCCAAGCGAGGTGGCGAGCGCCATCGGCCAGCGGCTCGTGCGCGGTTCGACCGTCATGCGCGCGTACGGCGCCTACACGCAGCGAGAGCGCGGCGTGCTGCTTTGCGCCATGACGCACCTCGAAATTGCGGATCTCAAGGAAATCGTCCAGTCGCTCGATCCGGACGCGTTCATCACCATCCTCGACACGACGGAGGTCGTCGGGCGATTCCGGCAAAGCGCGCCGTGA